A region of the Parambassis ranga chromosome 24, fParRan2.1, whole genome shotgun sequence genome:
CATCTCTGACTAAGTAAATACATTTgacagtcatcagcataacagtggaaTGTGACAACATGCTTTCTGAGAATAGATCCAAGAGGAAGTagggagaaaagaagagggcCAAGTATAGAGCCTTGAGGCACTCCACACAAGCCTTAAGTGAGAGGAGAGAGCCTCAACATCGCAATTTGAGTCCAGAGCTTCAGTTGTGTATAACACTGAGTTGAAAGCCGTGGAGAACTGAGCGGCAGTGGAAGAGTTAATAACACCACTGCGGTGCACAGGAGCACGAGGTTTAACCGTGTGACAGGGCAGAGGTACCTCAAACACAAAAGGCATGTGGTCtgagaacacagcagcacagacctCTAAACTAGAAACAGTAAAACCATGGGATAAAACAAGATCAACAGTGTGCCCCCGTTCATGTGTAGGATCAGACACATGCTATACAAAATTAAAATCACTATGCCTCCTCCGCGACCTAACATCCTGGGAGAGTTAAAGTATGTGCAGTCAGGTGGCAAAAGTTCACAAAGAGCGCTGGATTCCCTCGTAGTCATCCATGTTTCTGTTATGCACAGAAAATCAAACCGGCGCAACGTAATGAAATCCTTAAGGATAACATTTTGTTTGCGAGTGATCTAGGATTCACCAGGACCATCCGGATCTAGGGAACGCCGCAAGACGAAACAACAACAGTCGGATCCAAATTCTTGCAAAACAGATGTCAGGAGAGCACGCCAAGCAAGCTTTCAGCTTCACTGCATTTTCCCCTGCGTCTATGCCCTCTGCGTGCAGGTGGAGGCGGAACACTGTGAAGGTAAGCCGGTATAGCAGAGAAAACCTGGGGGCACAAAGTTTTCGATCCATCTTGTTCAAACTGCCCCTAAATTTTCTAAGGACGGTCGAAGATTTAGGAGGGTTTGGTGATCATACACCAGTAAAGAGTTCCCCCTGTTTTGCATGACCCTTgtcaaaaaacagaaacagaaacgaTTATGTAAACAATAAACTGAAATGACAATATTTTCCATCACCTAAATAAACACAGGCTGTGTATAATAGTTTTACTTGTGCACTATTGCATGTAGTTGTGGTTGAAAGCAAGTATGTTGCTCCTCAGTCACGATGCCGGTACAGtgtattcagaatatgttactcaGATTAAgtaatgtaacggaatacattacaaattacgttttagggcatgtagtctgtattctgtaactaaACACTAAGTTTTCGTCCCAACACTGCATACATACGTCGAGAGAGCTGGAGGTTGGAAACAAACATCAAGGGGGCTTTAAAACCACAGGCTCATGGTGTTCGATTGGTCAGTTTGTGATGTCTcctgtctctggttgtgtaacAATATGGTAATTAGATGGAGTCTGATAAGTATTAAGATTCTGCGCAGTGATACATGTGACAGCACATGCATGGACCTTCATCACAGGTACTATAATATGTTAtaatatgtacagtatgtattatgatttgtctctgtatttctgtattaaTCATATGAACTGTATTGAATTGTAGGTGactgaaaacatgaaaacagaagTTGCCTTTAACTGGACTGATGTAGTGACTGACATATATCACTGCTTTGAGATGGTTAACCTGAATAATGTAGTGGCAAATAGAAATTTCACTGTATGTcgattattttatgtttttattgctttattaGCTGTTATCACGATATGTGGAAACCTGCTTGTTATAATCTCTAttatttacttcaaacagctgcacactcctactaactctctcatcctctctctggctgtggctgACCTGATGGTTGGGATTATTGCCTTTCCTCTCAGCATGGCGTTCTCTCTCAAATATTGTCTGGTTTttaagaatttattctgcaaaGTACGAGGCAGCTTTGGTATTTCACTGAGCACATGTTCTATTCTGAATCTGTGTTGTATTTCTGTTGACAGATACTATGCAGTGTGTCAGCCTCTGACATACAGAGCTAAGATcaatcactgtgttgttgtgatcatGGTCCTGATGTGCTGGGGGGTTTCTGCTCTGATTGGGATTGGAATTGGAATTGCTGGtttaaacactgaaaactgTGGGGACAGGTGTATAATAGAAATCCTCATGGCTACAACTGTTGGACCTATATTAACCTTTTACCTCCCAATGATCATAATGTTGTGTATCTACTTAAAGATTTTCCTTGTTGCACAGAGACAGGCGCGCAGcatccacaacacaacaaagtgtggagcagctgtcagtaagatggagaggaaggccacCAAAACCCTGGCTATAGTTCTGGGAGTGTTTCTCTTCTGCtggtctcctttctttctttatttcccTTTTCTGCCTCTCACTGGTGATTCAGCTCCCATTCCTGTGATTGAAGCTGTCAGCTGGCTTGCATTATCAAACTCAATGTTAaatccatttatttatgctttcttcTACAGCTGGTTCAGATCAGCTTTCAGAATGATCATTACTGGGAAAATATTTAGAGGTGATTTTACTCACTGTAAACTGCACTCATTACTGTTTGAAAAGTGATGAGAAAATAGAAAACACttatatgtacagtatgtaagTGTGATGTGCTTATTCATGAATAAAAAAGCTGGATTTAACTGTGGATTATTTTCATGGAATAATATTTACAAACAGAAAACTCCAAAAGTccaaaaagaaaagcagcacatTTTAGGAGTCGGTTTTGATAAAACTAATACTAGTCATGTAGATttgtaatataaaaataaatccttATGTATTTTTCAAActcaaaacagtgttttttgttCCTTGTTCTTTTTTCCCCGATTCAGCACAAGTAGAAAGAGGCGCTGACATTCGAGTAGCGTATGAGAACTTTATGAGAAAAGAGTCATGCAAACATTTATATTtcctataggaaaggttatcttaaatagCTTCTGCTATGATCTGGTGTTAtatagaaatgaaattgacttgacctgatgatggggaaacactgaactgattcttaaatatgttgaatgttggataattaggatatatatattttgtgctcatctatggtatttccagagtgttaaaagtagaaaaaccctcaacaatgtgaaccgaaccgaaacccgtgacctcagaaccgtgatacgaaccgaactgtggatttagtgaaccgttccacccctaatcAGTAATGACTTCCTAGTTGGTgcaaattagttttttttttaatatgttctAAAATCTTATTGCTGAATAATCAATAAGGTCACTGATGATGTCTGCTATTTGTGTTGATTAGATTGATATAATAACAACAGTAAGAAGGAACATGCTTTTATGCTAAGCTGATTATTAAACTGCTGTTATGAGTTAAAAAAGAAGGCTAAGAAATACTATTTTactgactgcagacagaggAGGTGCTACATTTAATCTCAGTAATACATTCTAACATTGAGGAGAAAGGCTTTGCATGATGTCACTGTAGTTAAAAACAATCTcgagagggagaagagaagagtgAGAGCTCTGAAGCCGATTCTGCTTtccagtttgaaaaaaaaaatcaagaaactgaaaacaaaataaaataaaaaaacaaatgcatctcATTTGTCAATTATTATAAGTCATGGACACTAGATTAATTCTATCTAACTTGGAagctaattaaataaaaacaaacaaaaacaataaaagcctATTAACATCTGGCAGCAATCGGACCTGTGGTGTAGAATCATTTAAAACCCAACATCTGTAACTGGTCTGCCTCaccagaaataaaaagaaactgGAAACTAGCATTGAGATGATGTAAACAATGTACTGCAAGTCAGTTTGTCCATGGAGCAGACATTGAAGAGCAAAAGGCAACATGGAGGTGTGGAGGCCTGATCCCTGCAGCAAGCAGACATCATGTAGTTTATGCAACAGATTATCACAGAGATCGGCTGTAATAATTAATCAAATAGTAACTCTAATTCTACATCCTGTTATGTTTACAGGTTTGGTCAGAGATGCTTGAAAAAACAGTAAGAGTCAGCaagattttaaaaacaacaattaaaaacTACAACCCACTTCTCAGGAGGACATTGCAAAAATCTTCAGGTTTGTACCAGCACATTACTTTCCTAGGTTTTGTCACATCACAGAAAACTACCTGCTGTACGTCTAAATCTCAATGGCCagtgcctctctgtgtgtttgctgaccAGGAACTGACAGGCTTCAAGGTGGTAACTTCTTTGTATGAACTCTAACACACTGAAATAACTTAGGTCACTACTTATTCAAAGCTAAGATACCAACATAATGTAAACGGCATAAAAAAATGCTCAAAAACGCTAATGACCAACAATAGATCTACATCTTAGGCTTTATTTAAGTTACACGTTAGCAACCTTAGCCTAGTGAAACCTCACAGAGTACATAACATTAACGATCGCCTCAAGAAATGTAAGTtaagatgatgatgaatgatgtaaaatagttgctttttcaaacactgtttttcttttatgaCTGCTTGGTATTTTCTCTGCCATCATAGTCTGATTCTCCTGAAGATTCCGAAGTTGCAACTGTTGACCAGTTGAACAATGACCTCTGCACTGTACATCACACGTGACAAGTGCACTGAAATTCTTTGGTAGTTGCACGGCAAACAAGTTTGAATCCAACACTGCAACGACTTGAACAGGATCACACACAATGATTGGCTACTGTTTTAGAGCCCTGTCACTTCCACGGACgattaatatttttgttttgacaggaaaGCATTTCTTTCATTCAgtgtaaaaagataaaaaagaaagatcTTCTTCtctatgtagagaagattgaagcaaggcgtctgtcaatcttctctatgtactATGACCTGAATCAACAACACAGCTTCTCTGCCATCAAATGGAGGTATTACATGGAAAGTTCAACTAGTGGTATTATGTGAGGATACAAGCAATGGCTAGATGGTTAGCGTGCCACAACACATCAATTTTGGGTATGACATCATGCTATTATTTCTTCACATATTTGAAATAATTTTAAGGCATTTGTTGGGTGATTTCTGTACTATTGGACATAGTTCTGATTGGTTGGTTCGgtgaatttattaaaaaacattcaaattataaaattcattcaatttAAACATGAGTTATTCAACTgtaatgtggaaaaaaatggagatcaaaaacaaaacaaaaactgaccATACACAAAAATGTTATGATGTTTGAATACAGACATGGTTTGATTGGTCAGTTTAATTGTCATGGTCTCCTGTCATTGGTTAGTGAACAATATGGTAATTAGATGGAATTTCATAAGTATTAAGTTTCTACACAGTGATACATGTGACAGCCAGCATTCACGCAGACAGCCTTTAACACAGAGGTACTGGATGATACCTGACACTGGTAaactatgtacagtatgtattatgatttgtctctgtatttctgtattaataataatatgaactgTATTGAATTGTAGGTGACTGAAGACATGAAAACAGAAGTTAGTATCAACTGGACTGATGTGACTAACACACGTCACTGCTCTGAGGTTGTTAACTTTAATAACATACCGGCAAACAGCCATTCCACTATATGTGGattattaaatgtgtttattgctTTATTAGCTGTTATCACCTCATGTGGAAACCTGCTTGTGATAATCTCCATCATTTatttcaaacagctgcacactcctactaactctctcatcctctctctggctgtggctgACCTGCTGGTTGGGATTATTGTCTTTCCTCTCAGCATGGCATCCGCTGCAAAATCTTGTCTggattttgatgttttattttgcaaaatACGAGGGAGCTTTGATATTTCACTGAGCACATGTTCTATTCTACACCTGGTTTGTATTTCTGTTGACAGATACTATGCAGTGTGTCAGCCTCTGACATACAGAGCTAAATTCACTCaacgtgttgttgttgttatgaccCTTATATGCTGGGGGGTTTCTGCTGTGATTGGGATTGTGATTGTAATTGCTGGATTAAACAATGAAAATTGTGGAGATAGGTGTATGATAGACATCCTTGTGGCAAACACTGTTGGAGCTGTATTATCCTTTTACCTCCCAGTGATCATAATGCTGTGTATCTACCTGAAGATTTTCCTTGTTGCACAGAGACAGGCGCGCAGcatccacaacacaacaaagtgtggagcagctgtcagtaagatggagaggaaggccacCAAAACACTGGCTATAGTGATGGGAGTGTTTCTTTTCTGCTggtctcctttctttctgtgCATCACCTTTGTACCTCTTACTGGTAAATTAGCACCTATTTCTGTGAATGAATCAGTCAGGTGGATTGCATTATCAAACTCAATGTTCAATCCATTTATCTATGCTTTCTTCTACAGCTGGTTCAGATCAGCTTTCAGAATGATAATTTCTGGTAAAATATTTCAAGGTGATTTTACTAACTGTAAACTGCACTGAttactgaaacaaaacaaattgtCCTTCATAAAATTAACAGATTACAATATCCATAATCAgggggaaacaaaaacaaaaaaaaaacaaccttgaGCTAAGGATGTCATTTATCGCTACCACTAGAGGTTGCCAAATCAAGTGAAACAATTCTGATTTCCCTCTCAGTGAGAACTGAATTTTCTCCAATTGTAGGTGTTAGggctgagagggagggaggttcTCTATTTGTCCAATTTAGTAAAATTAATCTTCGTGCCAGTAACAACACGTGATTAAGGAAATTTctgatctgatttttttttaggtaaaAATGATTACACATATGTAAGTGTGATGTGGAGCATGTACTCAAAGTATTAAATATATGCTGTAGTGAACAATGTTCCCTCTTGCTGTTTCATCACTCATTCATTAATGTAAAAGCTGAATATTACTGCAGAGTCAATAATTAGTGtgtaatttaaataaaaggaaagtgatgatgtttaaatgtgatgGAAGAAATGCTACTTGAGGATCTTTTCCTCAAGCAAAATTGACCAAAATAACACTTATTTACTTCTTAATAATCAATATTAAAGCTGGCCTGTACTGCTGATTCGTTGAGaagactgaagcaaggcgtctggacatgtagagttttcttgaagacgttttgctgctcatccaagaggcttcatcagttctaactgtttggtgggggttcgcttggatgagcagcgaaatgtcttcaagaaaactctacaagtccagacaccttgcttcaatcttctctacgtattatgacctggatgactgagaatcttcagcAACATGTTTACTGCTGATTGTTTTTATGGTGAAACATTGgtgtgtacatgtttttttagaGGGAAAGTAATAAGCCCAAAGTGATGCCCCCACAGTGGCTGCcttaaaacattcaaaataacCAGAATTAAAAAGGCATTATTAAagtgtgaaaacaacaacaggcaTCCTCAAACACAGGCAAGTATATGAAACTTTGAAGTCATGTGGGTTTTTTGTTTCAGTTGTAATTGTTTATCAATctcaaaatacatttttcctctcatttctcACTTAGCACAAAGAGGTAGAAAGATGTGTTGATGGAGAAGAAGGAGTAGAGAACTGTGCAATAAAACATTTAGTACATTTCACTTTATGTTACTGCCTTCTCTCAATCAAAGGTAATATTGTTTTGGTGACTcttcaaacaaacaaggtgCTACATTTAATCTATTCAGTGATAAAATCCAGCATTTCAGAAAGAGGCTTTGTATGTCACTTTATTTACCACCACATAATgctgaagagagaggaggactaTGTTGCAGATATGAAGCAGACTATGCCCTCTTGTTTGGAAACATCTGTGGTGTAGAAGCATTTAAAACAAACTTCATAATTGTTTCTCTGCTCCACCACAAGCAAGAAGAACTAGAAAGTAGTACTGAGATCATTTAAACAATAAACTATAAATGAGTTCATGAAGTCCATGAAGCAGACATTGAAGAGCAAAAGGCAACACTAAGAGATGGAGGCCCAAGTCTTgcaggagcctgagcttgtgcagGTGGCTAAGCGCTACCGGATAGAAATAGTCAGGTTGTCTCCATGCACAACTTGGGCTCTGGAATCAACTCCTTTAGAGAGGTTTGACTCCTCCACTCCACAGTGAGTGGTGGcaggctggtgtgggcttgcttaaaGCTCCCTAGCtcagctgccatgtgttgggaGTTTTCCCCCGTAAATAAGAGGGTCTGCATCTTTGGGTTTGGGAGAGGTCTCGCTAGGTAGTTTCAGCTTACAGGCCTAACAGCAGTGCAGAGTACTCAACCTTCTTAGAGTCCCTGGGAGGGATACTGGAGGGTGCTCTAACTGGGGACTCAGATTGCTGGGGGTTTTAAATGCCCACATGGGCAATAACAGTAATACCTGGAGAGGAGTGATGAGGGAATGTCCTcaccgagtggtgttttgttattggacttctgtgctggacAAACCTGGCAGAACCTAACATATTGTGAGGGTCTGTTTGGATCATTTGGCTGAACTCAGGAGAGCTTCAACCAGATTCCATCTGGGGACATTGAAGCTGCGGCCGTAAAGTGTCCGGTGCCTGTCATGGTGGCAATCCTTGAACCGGGTGGTGGACACCGAaagtcagggatgccgtcaagcaaAGAAAGGAGTCCTATCAAGTCTGGGTGGCTTATGGGACacatgaagcagctgatagTTATCGGCAgaccaagcgtgctgcagctaGGTCAGTTGTGGAGGCAAAAACTGGGGTCTGGGAGGACTTTGgagaggccatggaggaggactattgGTCGGCCTCAAAGTGATACCGGCATCTcagaaagggaaaacagaagTTCACCAACACTGTTTACAGTGGAGGTGGGGACTTATTGACTTTGACTGGGGATGTTGTTGGATGGTAAAAGAAGTACTTTAAGgatctcctcaatcccaccacaCGCCTTCCATTGAGGAAGCAGAGATTGGGGACTTAGTGGTGGACTCGCTTATCACCTGGGCTGAAGTTGCAGACGTAGTCAAAAAGCTCTGTGAAGAAAGGCACCAGAGGTGGATGAGATCTGAAGGCAGAACCATAACACTCTGGATGTGGTAGTGCTGTGTTGGCTGACACATCTCTGCAACATCGCATAGCAACCGGAAGCAGTGCCTCTAGATTGGCAGACCAGGAatcggagggtgtgctccaactacagggggatctcactcctcagcctccctgggaaagtctatgccagagtactggagaggagaattcaACCTATAGTCAAACCTCAGGTTCGGGAGGAACAATGCGTTTTTCTTCCTGGCTGTTGTGAAGTATATAAGGTTATTTACGCACTGACATGTACTCGATTATATATGCTGacactttgagaaaaacacatctataactcttacagagagttagggaggaactctttgatgcggtgaaggcccaAGCAGTAGGAGGCacggacgtaagataaatcatccaacatagaagggacaaagtgtttcatagtcataaatatgttagaccaattattataattagtaggtggagataaaggggcaacatgtcccaatatgggaatacctacgagggtcttgacaaattgtttatgtattatgcaaatgtacctcacttttcaataaaactagcctctgtccagggaggggcagaaacACTTATGGAggagagtgaagcagactgaaaggcctgtgttcactaagtgcttctccctttgcaaaggcgaaactatacaccaagtgtattgtctttcactcaatgttctgatcacAGAAGACGGACTGTGAtgatccggggtgaccagggaaggtcatgACACCGTGGAACACTGGACTAGTTCTATACCCTCTTCAGGGTACTAGAGGGTTCATGAGAGTTTGCCCAACCAGTCCATGTGTTTTGCGTCCGACCGTGTACGTCGGAGCATCTTGTAGTGGGTGCTCTGGGAATATAGGGTCCAAGGCCCTCTGCCAAGGGTCCAGTCCCTGTATGactggagcaggagtttggttagCATTGCCTGCAGTTAGTCAGACCTTTTTCCGCTGCATGTTGGACGCAGGAATGCcttttgtcaccggttctgttcataatttttatgaaAGTGGTCTTACGTGTTGTTACGTTATGTTGTTGATAAAACAGCAGGTTCTAAAATCAACATAGATGCAATGTAACAGccaatttaaatgtttattattaatgtTGTTATACAGGACTTTATTGACAAGATTGGGAAAGTTCTAATGGACCCAGATAATACAATAGTTTTGTTTAATGTCACCTCATTGTTTACCTGCATCCCTACACCCGAAGCACTCACAGACAGAACATACCTCACACATCTGTGACCTACTGGACCTCCGCCTGACCACTACCTATTTCCACTACAGTGGCAATTTTACAGGTAGAAGCAAAGCTGCACCATGGAGTCACAAATAGTGGCCAAACTCTACATACAGAATGTAGACAGAAGATCACagagatatgtggatgacacctgggtcaaaatcaagactcaTGAAGTGAAacgtttttaaaataataattggaCCGTACAGTTCACATTAAAGGACTATGGGTGCTGCATCTGGTCTTAAGACAATGACAGGGTAGAAAGAATATCACGATATAAGTGATTATATCAAGTGCTGAGTGCACTGGTAGAACAGCAGATCAAACCGCAAAGGATGATACTAATCTGCTTTCCTTCAGTGGGGAAGAAGACGCAGTAGCATTGGGAAAACCTAACATGTTGAACACCAGTGGTTTGACCTTGATAATGCCCATGGAAGTCAAAGGTCAAATGGTTTAGGACTAAAAAATGTTACAGAAAAACCAACAGTTCAATCTGAACAGGCTTACACTGAAAATCAACTGGGAACAAAcaaaagggagagaaaaaaaatatacaatgtGTTTGATTGGTCCGTTTAATTGCCGtggcctcctcctctctggttGTGCAACAATATGGTAATTAGATGGAGTTTGATAAGTATTAAGGTTCTGCATGTGACAGCCAGCATTCATGCATGGACAGCCTATAACACAGAGGTACTGGATGATAACTGACACTGGTAAactatatacagtatgtattatgatttgtctctgtatttctgtatgaataataatatgaaCTGTATTGAACTGTAGGTGACTGAAGACATGAAAACAGAAGTTAGTATCAACTGGACTGATGTAGTGACTGACACATATCAATGCTCTGAGATTGTCAATGTCAATAACTTTCTGGCAAACTATAATTTCATCATTTGTGGATTACTATATGTTTTCATTGCATTATTATCTCTTATCACTATATGTGGAAACCTGCTTGTAATAATCTCCAttatttacttcaaacagctgcacactcctactaactctctcatcctctctctggctgtggctgACCTGATGGTTGGGATTATTGTATATCCTCTCAGCATGGCGTTCTCTCTCAGCTCTTGTCTGTATTTTGAGGGAGTATTCTGCAAAATACGAGGGAGCTTTGATATTTGTCTCAGCACATGTTCTATTCTGAACCtagtttgcatttctgttgacAGATACTATGCAGTGTGTCAGCCTCTGACATACAGAGCTAAA
Encoded here:
- the LOC114429085 gene encoding trace amine-associated receptor 1-like, with protein sequence MKTEVAFNWTDVVTDIYHCFEMVNLNNVVANRNFTVCRLFYVFIALLAVITICGNLLVIISIIYFKQLHTPTNSLILSLAVADLMVGIIAFPLSMAFSLKYCLVFKNLFCKVRGSFGISLSTCSILNLCCISVDRYYAVCQPLTYRAKINHCVVVIMVLMCWGVSALIGIGIGIAGLNTENCGDRCIIEILMATTVGPILTFYLPMIIMLCIYLKIFLVAQRQARSIHNTTKCGAAVSKMERKATKTLAIVLGVFLFCWSPFFLYFPFLPLTGDSAPIPVIEAVSWLALSNSMLNPFIYAFFYSWFRSAFRMIITGKIFRGDFTHCKLHSLLFEK
- the LOC114429086 gene encoding trace amine-associated receptor 1-like — protein: MKTEVSINWTDVTNTRHCSEVVNFNNIPANSHSTICGLLNVFIALLAVITSCGNLLVIISIIYFKQLHTPTNSLILSLAVADLLVGIIVFPLSMASAAKSCLDFDVLFYRYYAVCQPLTYRAKFTQRVVVVMTLICWGVSAVIGIVIVIAGLNNENCGDRCMIDILVANTVGAVLSFYLPVIIMLCIYLKIFLVAQRQARSIHNTTKCGAAVSKMERKATKTLAIVMGVFLFCWSPFFLCITFVPLTGKLAPISVNESVRWIALSNSMFNPFIYAFFYSWFRSAFRMIISGKIFQGDFTNCKLH
- the LOC114429087 gene encoding trace amine-associated receptor 1-like; amino-acid sequence: MEAQVLQEPELVQVAKRYRIEIESFNQIPSGDIEAAAVKCPVPVMVAILEPGGGHRKSGMPSSKERSPIKSGWLMGHMKQLIVIGRPSVLQLGQLWRQKLGSGRTLERPWRRTIGRPQSDTGISERENRSSPTLFTVEVTEDMKTEVSINWTDVVTDTYQCSEIVNVNNFLANYNFIICGLLYVFIALLSLITICGNLLVIISIIYFKQLHTPTNSLILSLAVADLMVGIIVYPLSMAFSLSSCLYFEGVFYRYYAVCQPLTYRAKINHCVVVVMIMICWGVSVLTGIGVIITGLNTENCGNRCLIEVIMATTVGPIISFYLPVIIMLCIYLKIFLVAQRQARSIHNTCGAAVSKMERKATKTLAIVLGVFLFCWSPFFLYFPFVPLGGDSAPIPVIETLNWLALSNSMLNPFIYAFFYSWFRSAFRMIISGKIFQGNFANCKLH